Genomic segment of Actinomycetota bacterium:
TTGGTGAGCAGGAGCGATCCCGCGGGGACGGCCCCGGCGACCGATAGGGCCTCACGGGCCCCGTCCACCGGGGCCCGGTCGACGCCCTGCACGGTGACCACCAGCACCGGGACGCCCTCCAGGCGCCCGAGGACGAGCTGGTCGCGCGCCTCGGTGGCGAAGCCCTCCATGAGGTCGAGCTGGCCGCGCAGCTCGCGGTTCTCCCCGTCGGTACGGTCGGCCCGGCGGCTCACCGAGTCGACGCGCTCTCGCAGCTCGTCGACTATGGCCCTGTCGATCACGGTGGACCCCACGAGGATGCCGAGGGCCAGGGCCAGGAACACGGCCGCCAGAGAGACGATGTGGTAGCGGAGGTTGATCATGGGCCGGGGGTCACCGGAAGAGGGACCGCCACGTGTCGTTGACGTAGAACCACAGCGCTTCGAGGAACACGTGGATGGGCTGGGCCACGATGGCCATGACGAGCATGGCCAGCAAGGCGGCGCCCACCAGGAAGGCGAGGTCGGACTTGCGGACGCGTGCCTGGTAGAGGCGGTTGACCCCCTTGGCATCGACGAGGATGGGCCCGACCTTGAGGCGCACCAGGAACGTGGAGGCCATCCCCGCCCGGCCCTTGTCGAGGAACTCGACCATAGAGGCGTGGGTGCCCACGGCCACGATGAGCTCGGCCCGCTTCTCGTAGGCCAGCAGCATGGCGATGTCCTCGCTCGTGCCGGCCGCCTCGAACACGCTGTAGGGCAGCCCGAGGGCGTCGAGACGGGCCGCGCCGGGGGCGGACCCGCCCGAGTAGGCGTGCACCACCAGCTGGGCCCCCTGGCGGGCCGCCCGAGCCCGGGTGACGGCCAGCAGCGTCTCGTCGCGCACCGAGTCGAAGTCGCCGATGATCACGTCGGGCCGGTAGCCGGCGTCGATGAGGGCGTCGGCCCCGCCGTCGACGCCGATGAGCACCGGCCGGATCTCTCGGATGTAGGGCCGGAGGGCGGCCAGGTCCTCCTCCCAGCCCAGCCCACCCCGTACGACGACCAGCACGTGGCGGCCCGTCAGGTCGACCGCCAGCTTGGGCAGGGCCGGGGAGTCGGTGAGCAGGTGCCGCTCGCGGCGGAGGTACTCGAGGGTGTTCTCGGCGAACCGTTCGAGCTCGGCCCCCACCGCCAGCTTGGCCTGCTCGATCTGCTCCTCCAGCGACTCGATGGTGTGGCACGTCCCCTTGGCCACCACATGGCCCCCGACGACGATGCGCTCGTCCTCCACCCTGACGACGGCCCCCTCCTCCACGGCGGTCATGACCTCCGGGCCGACGTCGTCGACCAGAGGGATGCCGGCGGCCGCCAGCAGGAGGGGCCCCATGTTGGGGTAGCGGCCCGATATCGACCGCGAGGCGTTGACCACAGCCGCGGCGCGCGCCTTGATCAGGCCCTCGGCGGCCAGGCGGTCGAGGTCGAGGTGGTCGATCACGGCAACCTCGCCCGGTAGCAGCCGGGTGATGAGCCGCTTGGTCCGAGCGTCGACCCGAGCGGGAGCCTCCACCCACTGGCCTTCGTTCTCGGGCGGGCCCACGGCCGCGGGGCGCGCCCTCCTCAACGTGCCCCAGGCCCGGCCGCCGTTCCCGTTGCCGTTGCCCTGGGGGGCGGGGGTGGCCATCAGCGGGCGGCCGCCTTCCGGCGGGACGCCGCTTCGAGCAGCTCTTGGGCGTGGTCGCGCGCCGTCTCGCTGCCGGGCTGGCCCGAGAGCATCCGCGACAACTCCACCA
This window contains:
- the steA gene encoding putative cytokinetic ring protein SteA, with protein sequence MATPAPQGNGNGNGGRAWGTLRRARPAAVGPPENEGQWVEAPARVDARTKRLITRLLPGEVAVIDHLDLDRLAAEGLIKARAAAVVNASRSISGRYPNMGPLLLAAAGIPLVDDVGPEVMTAVEEGAVVRVEDERIVVGGHVVAKGTCHTIESLEEQIEQAKLAVGAELERFAENTLEYLRRERHLLTDSPALPKLAVDLTGRHVLVVVRGGLGWEEDLAALRPYIREIRPVLIGVDGGADALIDAGYRPDVIIGDFDSVRDETLLAVTRARAARQGAQLVVHAYSGGSAPGAARLDALGLPYSVFEAAGTSEDIAMLLAYEKRAELIVAVGTHASMVEFLDKGRAGMASTFLVRLKVGPILVDAKGVNRLYQARVRKSDLAFLVGAALLAMLVMAIVAQPIHVFLEALWFYVNDTWRSLFR